One window of the Bos indicus isolate NIAB-ARS_2022 breed Sahiwal x Tharparkar chromosome 15, NIAB-ARS_B.indTharparkar_mat_pri_1.0, whole genome shotgun sequence genome contains the following:
- the LOC109569475 gene encoding olfactory receptor 52A1-like has translation MGSTNMSYLNPKTVILIGIPGLEHVQFWIGFPFFSVCLVALLGNIVLIIIIATERSLHQPMYILLAVLAATDLGLCVAIAPKMLAIFWFGSYSMAFDACLTQLFFIHALQGMESGILLAMAFDRYIAICDPLRHASILTPLFLVQMVLMVAIRTTVLVGILPILLKRLQIFQSVVIDHSYCEHMAVVKLAVEDAHINRSYGLFVAFAILGFDLIFVFISYILIFRAVSHLPQKEARLKAFNTCTSHIIIFLEFYILAFFSFFSHRFGHVSPYTHIFLSTIYLLVPPALNPIVYGVKTMEIRKRVAQICIMKHDSR, from the coding sequence ATGGGATCTACTAACATGTCATATCTGAACCCGAAGACAGTGATCCTGATTGGGATCCCTGGACTGGAGCATGTACAGTTTTGGATTGGATTTCCCTTCTTTAGTGTGTGCCTGGTGGCTCTGCTGGGGAACATTGTTTTAATAATCATTATTGCAACAGAACGCAGTCTTCACCAACCCATGTACATCCTCTTGGCAGTGTTGGCAGCCACTGACCTAGGACTCTGTGTAGCCATTGCTCCCAAAATGTTAGCTATCTTCTGGTTTGGCTCCTATTCCATGGCTTTTGATGCTTGCCTCACCCAACTCTTCTTCATCCACGCTTTGCAGGGCATGGAATCTGGCATACTGTTAGCCATGGCCTTTGACCGCTATATTGCCATCTGTGATCCTTTGAGGCATGCATCCATCCTCACACCTCTCTTTCTAGTCCAGATGGTACTGATGGTGGCGATTCGGACAACAGTGCTTGTTGGGATTTTACCCATTCTACTAAAACGACTGCAAATTTTCCAATCGGTGGTTATTGACCATTCCTACTGTGAGCACATGGCTGTGGTCAAGTTGGCTGTGGAAGATGCACACATTAACAGATCATATGGGCTTTTTGTGGCCTTTGCAATTCTGGGTTTTGACCtgatttttgtcttcatttcctaCATTCTTATTTTTCGAGCTGTTTCTCATCTTCCTCAGAAAGAGGCACGACTCAAAGCATTCAATACCTGCACTTCCCATATTATCATCTTCCTAGAGTTTTATatccttgcttttttttccttcttcagccACCGTTTTGGACATGTATCACCCTATACTCATATATTCTTATCTACCATCTATCTGCTTGTTCCCCCTGCCCTAAACCCCATTGTCTATGGTGTGAAGACCATGGAGATCCGCAAACGAGTTGCTCAGATTTGTATTATGAAGCATGACTCCCGGTAG